The proteins below are encoded in one region of Halalkalicoccus jeotgali B3:
- a CDS encoding asparagine synthase, with product MIGGRQRRSEAPIETLCWDGDEVVETTVADEVLVTKSSHGAVEDPVRTDGHDAIWTFGEIHGFEGDTYENRYAGCYTDSTYAAHLYRRHGLDFARGMNATASVFVHQREHDRLAIVTDRLGTHPVYYAETDDGIVFSTSIQAVLAHPAVDPAIDTHGLYSYLAFDRVPGVDTPFEAVSTLPPGAITTVDLATGDLDTERYWHLEYEPLDRSFSYFVDRFVELLQQVFAERADDDRRYGLLLSGGSDSRLLLAAGEFPVAYHLADWMSREARTAERIAFLADADFRLLERLDDHVERMLDHVPRHMNFNGRFDQAHLHGFDARLREECDVLATGLYGDSFFKGGLVPAFDLDLGPVGSVTPPIERDIESVDDYLDVLDGSLPPFIETPPELGAVLRANLEERPDGSVSFHGIEYASLYELALFGPYYPLSNDSDYHYFGLTQMVPQWTPFLDNRFVDLARSMPVRYHLRRDVVNAALSALSPALATVPHSETGVRPASRFPLDYAKRYASLFWRKHVTDERSPKPYYSRGPWRDRGVVLRERGFGREVLERNDALLEALPFLDREAAYACYEAHMDGEDHTAALYTLFTILEMPAVEAIAER from the coding sequence GTGATCGGTGGCAGACAGCGGCGATCGGAGGCCCCGATCGAGACGCTGTGTTGGGACGGAGACGAGGTCGTCGAGACGACCGTCGCCGACGAGGTGCTCGTAACGAAGTCCTCTCACGGGGCGGTCGAGGATCCGGTTCGGACCGACGGCCACGACGCGATCTGGACGTTCGGCGAGATCCACGGCTTCGAGGGGGACACCTACGAGAACCGCTATGCGGGCTGTTATACGGACTCGACGTACGCCGCCCATCTCTATCGCAGACACGGCCTCGATTTCGCCCGGGGGATGAACGCTACCGCGAGCGTGTTCGTCCACCAGCGCGAACACGATCGGCTGGCGATCGTCACCGACCGCCTCGGTACCCATCCCGTCTACTACGCCGAGACGGACGACGGCATCGTCTTCTCGACCAGCATTCAGGCCGTCCTCGCCCATCCGGCCGTCGATCCCGCGATCGACACCCACGGGCTGTACTCGTATCTGGCGTTCGACCGCGTTCCGGGCGTCGACACGCCCTTCGAGGCGGTCTCGACCCTGCCGCCGGGCGCGATCACGACGGTCGATCTCGCGACCGGAGACCTCGACACCGAACGGTACTGGCACCTCGAGTACGAGCCCCTCGACCGGTCGTTTTCCTACTTCGTCGATCGGTTCGTCGAACTCCTCCAGCAGGTGTTCGCCGAACGGGCCGACGACGACCGGCGGTACGGACTACTGCTCTCGGGGGGCAGCGATTCTCGACTGCTGCTTGCGGCCGGCGAGTTTCCCGTCGCCTACCACCTCGCAGACTGGATGAGCCGCGAGGCCCGTACCGCCGAACGGATCGCCTTCCTCGCCGACGCGGATTTTCGACTGCTCGAACGCCTCGACGACCACGTAGAGCGGATGCTCGATCACGTCCCCCGGCACATGAACTTCAACGGGCGGTTCGACCAGGCTCACCTCCATGGGTTCGACGCCCGACTGCGCGAGGAGTGTGACGTCCTTGCCACCGGTCTGTACGGCGACTCCTTTTTCAAGGGCGGGCTGGTCCCCGCCTTCGACCTCGATCTGGGTCCGGTCGGGTCGGTCACGCCGCCGATCGAACGCGATATCGAGTCCGTCGACGACTACCTCGACGTGCTCGACGGATCGCTTCCCCCGTTCATTGAGACCCCGCCGGAACTCGGGGCGGTCCTCCGTGCGAACCTCGAGGAGCGCCCGGACGGGTCGGTGTCGTTTCACGGGATCGAGTACGCCTCCCTCTACGAACTCGCGCTCTTCGGGCCGTACTACCCGCTTTCGAACGACAGCGATTACCACTACTTCGGGCTCACGCAGATGGTCCCTCAATGGACGCCGTTTCTCGACAACCGCTTTGTCGACCTCGCGCGCTCGATGCCTGTGCGCTATCACCTCCGGCGCGACGTCGTCAACGCCGCACTGAGCGCCCTGTCGCCCGCCCTCGCAACAGTTCCCCACTCCGAGACCGGCGTCCGGCCCGCGAGTCGGTTCCCGCTCGATTACGCGAAGCGATATGCCTCGCTGTTCTGGCGAAAGCACGTCACGGACGAACGCTCGCCCAAGCCGTACTACTCGCGGGGACCGTGGCGCGACCGGGGCGTCGTCCTCCGGGAGCGAGGGTTCGGTCGGGAGGTCCTCGAACGCAACGACGCGCTCCTCGAAGCGCTCCCGTTTCTCGACCGCGAGGCCGCCTACGCCTGCTACGAGGCCCATATGGACGGCGAGGACCACACCGCCGCGCTCTATACGCTGTTTACGATCCTCGAGATGCCCGCCGTCGAGGCGATCGCCGAGCGCTGA
- the proS gene encoding proline--tRNA ligase, giving the protein MSDDQELGITESKEHSPGEWYAEVVRKAKLADYAPMGGFIVTRPRGYALWEAIQDRLDGWFKETGVQNAYFPLFIPESYLEREKDVVEGFDPEVAWVTQGGHDELEERLAVRPTSESIIAPFLSQWVRSHRDLPLRVNQWCSVVRWEATETKPFFRTKEFLWQEGHTAHRDHDDAWDETMLRLEQYEQVYEDVLAIPVMRGRKPEHDKFPGADTTTTVEALMPDGKSVQGGTSHHLGQSFAEAFDITYVDEDEEETVAHTTSWGLSWRAIGALIMTHSDDQGLVLPPTVAPEQVVIVPIWQEENREEVLEYSEGIADDLEEAGFRVELDDRDERNPGFKFNEWELLGTPLRLEIGPHEVEDGEVTAVHRPDSEKSVEGREGIVEAVEGHLETVYAKLYAAAEENLAENVREADSREEILGTIGRFGGYVRAPWCGEEACETAIKEEIAAEIVMVPMEDEKPEGDCAVCGEEAEETAYFAKSY; this is encoded by the coding sequence ATGAGCGACGATCAGGAACTCGGCATCACCGAGTCGAAAGAACACAGCCCCGGCGAGTGGTACGCCGAGGTCGTCCGGAAGGCGAAACTCGCCGATTACGCCCCCATGGGCGGCTTTATCGTCACCCGTCCCCGTGGCTATGCCCTCTGGGAAGCCATTCAGGACCGACTGGACGGCTGGTTCAAGGAGACGGGGGTCCAGAACGCCTACTTCCCGCTTTTCATCCCCGAGAGCTACCTCGAACGCGAAAAGGACGTCGTCGAGGGGTTCGACCCCGAGGTCGCGTGGGTCACCCAGGGCGGCCACGACGAGTTAGAGGAACGCCTCGCCGTGCGCCCGACCAGCGAGTCGATCATCGCACCGTTCCTGAGCCAGTGGGTCCGCAGCCACCGGGACCTCCCTCTCAGAGTCAACCAGTGGTGTTCCGTGGTTCGATGGGAAGCGACGGAAACGAAGCCGTTCTTCCGCACGAAGGAGTTCCTCTGGCAGGAGGGCCACACCGCCCACCGCGACCATGACGACGCCTGGGACGAGACGATGCTTCGATTAGAGCAGTACGAGCAGGTCTATGAGGACGTGCTCGCGATCCCGGTGATGCGTGGGCGCAAACCCGAGCACGACAAGTTCCCCGGTGCCGACACCACCACCACGGTCGAGGCGCTGATGCCCGACGGTAAAAGCGTCCAGGGCGGCACCAGCCATCACCTCGGCCAGTCGTTCGCGGAAGCGTTCGACATCACCTACGTCGACGAGGACGAGGAGGAGACCGTCGCCCACACCACCTCGTGGGGCCTTTCGTGGAGAGCGATCGGCGCGCTGATCATGACTCACTCGGACGATCAGGGGCTCGTCCTCCCGCCCACTGTCGCCCCCGAGCAGGTCGTGATCGTCCCGATCTGGCAGGAGGAGAACCGCGAGGAAGTCTTGGAGTACAGCGAGGGCATCGCCGACGACCTCGAGGAGGCGGGTTTCAGAGTCGAACTCGACGACCGCGACGAGCGAAACCCCGGCTTCAAGTTCAACGAGTGGGAGCTGCTCGGTACCCCGCTTCGACTCGAAATCGGCCCCCACGAGGTCGAAGACGGCGAGGTAACGGCGGTCCATCGCCCCGACAGCGAGAAGTCAGTCGAAGGGCGCGAGGGGATCGTCGAGGCAGTCGAGGGACACCTCGAGACCGTCTACGCGAAGCTGTACGCCGCCGCCGAGGAGAACTTAGCGGAGAACGTTCGCGAGGCCGACAGCCGCGAGGAGATCCTCGGGACGATCGGCCGGTTCGGTGGGTACGTCCGTGCGCCGTGGTGTGGCGAAGAAGCGTGTGAGACCGCCATCAAAGAGGAGATCGCCGCCGAGATCGTGATGGTCCCGATGGAGGACGAGAAACCCGAGGGCGACTGTGCGGTCTGTGGGGAGGAAGCCGAGGAAACGGCTTACTTCGCGAAGTCGTACTGA
- the gltB gene encoding glutamate synthase large subunit: protein MTNHASGTTTQQGLANPTDERSNCGVGVVMDLDGGADNGVVAEGLELLSNLEHRGTTGAEENTGDGAGVLLQRPDDFFESVLDCDLPDTYAVGSLFLPQDQTAREELQELVEGTLADNDLDVLAWRDVPTDNTEIGQTALDSEPDVWQCFVEPRDLSEEEFDRALYVGRRALENRVKQEGNEEWSRFYVCSLDRKTVVYKGLLKGEQVPDYYPDLTDERVTSTFVMVHERFSTNTLGAWHLAHPYRNIIHNGEINTIQGNINWMRARETDIAHEELDTETIKPIIDDLEQSDTASVDNALELLLEGGRDLPHALRMLIPEAWRDEANDLPEDRKAWYDFHANLIEPWDGPALVAATDGERVGAVLDRNGFRPCRYDITTDNTLIMASEAGAVDRDPSEIEERGRLQPGQLFLADPAEGRVIPDAEVFDGLVDEKYEEWVDENQVNVNDLADDLTNQGATDEQPRPDDLTLAELDGDLRGLQATFGYTHDEFDNLLEPMAKKGKDPVGSMGDDTPLSVLSDFNRPLFSYFKQLFAQVTNPPLDYIREELVTSMESRLGFQRNLLDESPEHARQLVADSPILSDRQTAEIRALDREGLSSSVVDITYDPETDLESAVERVREQAVEAIESGAQILVLSDRNTGPDRVAIPSLLATGAVHHDLVRNGLRNHTGLVVESADPRTVHQVATLVGYGAGAVNPYLAYRTIADLVAGPDGANEEAAIAGYIGALEDGLLKVMSKMGISTVESYQGAQIFEAVGLDSEFVAEYFEGTEARTEGIGLEEIEEDLRTRHTVGFGEDPDIERQGEFENRSGGIHHQWNPETVGILQQAVRAGDYERYGEFAELINDQDEELQTLRGLLEFDSEGRDSIPIEEVEPVEEIVTRFSTAAMSLGSLSPEAHENNSIAMNRIGGKSNTGEGGEPPERFGTEKACNVKQVASGRFGVTSEYLSSAEEIQIKMAQGSKPGEGGHLPGEKVNEMIAHVRYATPGVGLISPPPLHDIYSIEDLKQLIHDLKAANPEADINVKLVSEAGIGTIAAGVAKANADVVHISGHSGGTGASPRTSIKHAGLPWELGLAEANQMLHATGLRSRIRVTADGGMKTGRDVAVAALLGAEEYVFGTASLVTSGCVMARQCHNNTCPVGVATQAMKLRERFPGQPDHVINYMTFIAEELREIMAELGFETVEEMIGQVEHLKQREDVTQPKAKKLDLSTVLAPLSGDEHTKTREQTHEIDEQLDHELIAAAESALTDEEPVAIETEISNVDRAVGAMLSNRVSNEYGGEGLADGTVSVGLSGTAGQSFGAFLAPGISMHLTGTANDYVGKGLSGGKIAVETPENAGYSAEENIAIGNVALYGATDGELYVNGQAGERFGVRNSGVKAVVEGVGDHGCEYMTGGVVAVLGETGKNFAAGMSGGVAYVLDESGEFERRANTGMVTLSRELGERDERMLRRLVENHATYTDSERASELLESWEEYVESFVKVMPDAYHEVLSEGAEDVRDTPPARAESIDTVTTGGVSAD, encoded by the coding sequence ATGACCAACCACGCTAGCGGGACGACTACCCAGCAGGGGCTCGCGAACCCGACCGACGAGCGATCAAACTGCGGGGTCGGTGTCGTGATGGATCTCGATGGAGGGGCCGATAACGGGGTCGTCGCAGAGGGACTCGAACTGCTCTCGAACCTCGAACATCGGGGGACGACCGGCGCCGAGGAGAACACCGGCGACGGGGCGGGCGTGTTGCTTCAGCGACCCGACGACTTCTTCGAGAGCGTTCTCGACTGTGATCTGCCGGATACCTACGCGGTCGGCTCCCTCTTTCTCCCGCAGGACCAGACGGCACGCGAGGAGCTTCAAGAACTGGTCGAAGGGACGCTCGCCGACAACGATCTGGATGTCTTGGCGTGGCGGGACGTCCCGACCGATAACACCGAGATCGGCCAGACGGCACTCGATTCCGAACCCGATGTCTGGCAGTGTTTTGTAGAACCCCGAGACCTCTCCGAGGAGGAGTTCGACCGCGCGCTCTACGTCGGTCGTCGGGCGCTCGAAAATCGGGTCAAACAGGAGGGAAACGAGGAGTGGAGTCGGTTTTACGTCTGCTCGCTGGACCGAAAGACGGTCGTCTACAAGGGACTGTTGAAGGGTGAGCAGGTTCCGGATTACTACCCCGATCTGACCGACGAGCGGGTAACGTCCACGTTCGTGATGGTCCACGAGCGCTTTTCGACGAACACGCTCGGCGCGTGGCACCTCGCACATCCCTACCGGAACATCATTCACAACGGCGAGATCAACACGATCCAGGGCAACATCAACTGGATGCGCGCCCGCGAGACCGACATCGCACACGAGGAACTCGACACCGAGACGATCAAGCCGATCATCGACGACCTCGAACAGTCCGACACCGCGAGCGTGGACAACGCCCTCGAACTCCTCTTGGAAGGCGGCCGGGACCTCCCCCACGCGCTGCGAATGTTGATTCCCGAGGCGTGGCGTGACGAGGCCAACGACCTCCCCGAGGACCGGAAGGCGTGGTACGACTTTCATGCCAATTTGATCGAGCCGTGGGACGGCCCCGCGCTGGTGGCCGCCACGGACGGCGAGCGGGTCGGTGCGGTGCTCGACAGGAACGGTTTCCGACCGTGTCGCTACGACATTACTACTGATAACACGCTGATCATGGCCAGCGAGGCCGGCGCGGTCGACCGCGATCCCAGCGAGATCGAGGAACGCGGGCGCCTCCAGCCCGGCCAACTGTTCCTCGCCGATCCCGCGGAGGGTCGAGTCATCCCCGATGCCGAGGTCTTCGACGGCCTCGTCGACGAAAAATACGAAGAATGGGTCGACGAGAACCAGGTAAACGTCAACGACCTCGCGGACGATCTGACCAACCAGGGCGCGACCGACGAGCAGCCCCGGCCCGATGATCTGACACTCGCGGAACTCGACGGCGATCTCCGGGGCCTGCAGGCTACCTTCGGGTACACCCACGACGAGTTCGACAACCTGCTCGAACCGATGGCGAAGAAGGGCAAGGACCCGGTCGGGTCGATGGGTGACGACACCCCGCTGTCGGTGCTGTCGGATTTCAACCGTCCGCTGTTTTCGTACTTCAAGCAGCTGTTCGCACAGGTGACCAACCCGCCGCTGGATTACATCCGCGAGGAGCTGGTCACCTCGATGGAGAGCCGGTTGGGCTTCCAGCGCAACCTCCTCGACGAGTCGCCCGAGCACGCCCGCCAACTGGTCGCGGACTCGCCGATCCTCTCGGACCGCCAGACCGCAGAGATCAGAGCCCTCGATCGGGAGGGGCTCTCCTCGAGCGTTGTCGATATCACCTACGACCCCGAGACGGATCTCGAGAGCGCCGTCGAACGAGTGCGTGAGCAGGCCGTCGAGGCGATCGAATCGGGAGCACAGATCCTCGTGCTCTCCGACCGAAACACGGGTCCCGACCGGGTAGCGATCCCGAGCCTGCTGGCGACGGGGGCGGTCCACCACGACCTCGTGCGAAACGGGCTTCGCAATCACACCGGATTGGTCGTCGAGTCGGCCGACCCCCGGACGGTCCACCAGGTCGCGACGCTCGTGGGCTACGGCGCGGGTGCGGTCAACCCTTACCTGGCCTACCGGACCATCGCGGATCTCGTGGCGGGACCGGACGGTGCGAACGAGGAGGCGGCGATCGCGGGATACATCGGCGCGCTCGAGGACGGCCTGCTGAAGGTGATGTCGAAGATGGGGATCTCGACGGTCGAGAGCTACCAGGGCGCCCAGATTTTCGAGGCGGTCGGGCTGGACTCGGAGTTCGTCGCGGAGTATTTCGAGGGGACCGAGGCCCGAACGGAAGGGATCGGCCTCGAGGAGATCGAGGAGGACCTCCGGACTCGCCACACCGTCGGTTTCGGCGAGGACCCCGACATCGAACGGCAGGGCGAGTTCGAGAACCGCTCTGGAGGCATCCACCACCAGTGGAACCCCGAGACGGTGGGCATCCTCCAACAGGCGGTTCGGGCGGGCGATTACGAGCGCTACGGGGAGTTCGCCGAACTCATCAACGATCAGGACGAGGAGCTCCAGACCCTGCGTGGACTGCTGGAGTTCGACTCCGAGGGCAGGGACTCGATCCCCATCGAGGAGGTCGAACCCGTCGAGGAGATCGTCACACGCTTCTCGACGGCGGCGATGAGCCTCGGCTCGCTGAGCCCGGAGGCCCACGAGAACAACTCGATCGCGATGAACCGCATCGGCGGGAAATCGAACACCGGCGAAGGGGGCGAACCGCCCGAACGCTTCGGCACCGAGAAGGCGTGTAACGTAAAACAGGTCGCTTCCGGACGATTCGGCGTCACCAGCGAGTACCTCAGCTCCGCCGAGGAGATCCAGATCAAGATGGCCCAGGGGAGCAAACCCGGCGAGGGCGGCCATCTCCCCGGCGAGAAGGTAAACGAGATGATCGCGCACGTCCGGTACGCCACGCCCGGCGTCGGGTTGATCAGCCCGCCGCCGCTGCACGACATCTACTCGATTGAGGACCTGAAACAGCTGATTCACGACCTGAAGGCCGCAAATCCCGAGGCCGACATCAACGTCAAACTCGTCAGCGAGGCCGGGATCGGCACCATTGCGGCGGGCGTCGCGAAGGCCAACGCTGACGTGGTCCACATCTCGGGTCACTCGGGCGGGACCGGCGCCTCGCCGAGAACCTCGATCAAACACGCGGGCCTCCCGTGGGAACTCGGCCTCGCAGAGGCCAACCAGATGCTTCACGCGACCGGGCTTCGCTCGCGGATCCGCGTCACGGCCGACGGCGGGATGAAAACGGGTAGAGACGTCGCGGTCGCCGCGCTTTTGGGCGCCGAGGAGTACGTCTTCGGGACCGCGTCGCTGGTGACTTCGGGCTGTGTGATGGCCCGCCAGTGTCACAACAACACCTGTCCGGTCGGGGTCGCGACCCAGGCGATGAAGCTGCGCGAGCGCTTCCCCGGCCAGCCCGATCACGTCATCAACTACATGACGTTCATCGCCGAGGAGCTCCGGGAGATCATGGCCGAACTGGGCTTCGAGACCGTCGAGGAAATGATCGGGCAGGTCGAACACCTCAAACAGCGCGAGGACGTCACCCAGCCCAAAGCGAAGAAGCTCGACCTTTCGACCGTTCTCGCCCCGCTTTCGGGCGACGAACACACCAAAACCCGCGAGCAGACCCACGAGATCGACGAACAGCTCGATCACGAGTTGATCGCGGCAGCCGAATCCGCACTCACCGACGAGGAACCGGTCGCGATCGAGACGGAAATCTCGAACGTGGATCGTGCAGTCGGTGCGATGCTCTCGAATCGCGTTTCGAACGAGTACGGCGGCGAGGGGCTGGCCGACGGCACCGTCTCGGTCGGGCTCTCGGGCACTGCGGGCCAGAGCTTCGGAGCCTTCCTCGCGCCGGGGATTTCGATGCATCTGACTGGTACCGCGAACGACTACGTCGGCAAGGGGCTTTCGGGCGGGAAGATTGCGGTCGAGACCCCCGAGAACGCCGGCTACAGCGCCGAGGAGAACATCGCGATCGGCAACGTCGCGCTCTACGGCGCGACCGACGGCGAACTCTACGTCAACGGGCAGGCCGGCGAGCGCTTCGGGGTCCGAAATTCGGGCGTCAAGGCCGTCGTCGAGGGCGTCGGCGATCACGGCTGTGAGTACATGACCGGGGGCGTCGTGGCCGTCCTCGGGGAGACGGGCAAGAACTTCGCCGCCGGCATGAGCGGCGGGGTTGCCTACGTCCTCGACGAGTCCGGCGAGTTCGAGCGACGGGCCAACACCGGCATGGTGACGCTTTCGCGGGAACTGGGCGAGCGCGACGAGCGCATGCTCCGGCGGCTCGTCGAAAACCACGCGACGTACACCGACAGCGAGCGCGCGAGCGAACTCCTCGAGAGCTGGGAGGAGTACGTCGAGTCCTTCGTGAAGGTCATGCCCGACGCCTACCACGAGGTCCTCTCGGAGGGCGCAGAAGACGTCCGGGACACCCCACCCGCCCGCGCCGAGTCGATCGACACGGTCACGACCGGCGGCGTCAGCGCCGACTGA
- a CDS encoding sodium/proline symporter, with product MWSELPLQTGGIAGGAGVWVLATFGTYLLVLIGIGLYASRLTDSVGDYVIGGRQIGPVVTGFSERASEMSGWLTLGVPGDAYNTGIMAFYNGLGMIPADLFAWAGIAKRLRKYTEIVRAVTLPTFFETRLQDDSGLIKATSAAVLLIFEGGYVGAQIVAAGVLLEVLTGVAPWIGIVVGGIIVVGYTMLGGYFAVAWSDYFQGAIILAAFIALPVLAFGAYGLPFEGVVQNGGEAMVSITAGATGWAAVFGIISYAAIGLGIPGNPHVMVRFMGIDRVKNIRLAAVVAQLFMFVAYIGAAFVGLYAFAVFGGGIAGDDVMPRLTLELFPGVIAGIVLAAALAAMMSSADSQLLVATSAVVEDVYHGFLDREATEADLVRYSRITTLALGAASIAFAFLARDTPVYTLVLDYAWGGLGAAIGPTLVAALWWKGVTAEGSVASMIVGATTMILWTQLSTVLGALGAMPAESSAFLYGLVTVYGLFPAFVLSVLTLVLVSLLTRPPEGVDEQFEIFDKPLSAITAEGSAGATPEYVTDGGTRAKAVTEADVVRAHVRASGYWDDDGRDD from the coding sequence ATGTGGAGTGAACTCCCGCTCCAGACGGGCGGGATCGCCGGCGGGGCCGGCGTCTGGGTGCTCGCCACCTTCGGGACCTACCTCCTCGTCCTCATCGGCATCGGGCTGTACGCCTCGCGCCTGACCGACTCGGTGGGCGATTACGTCATCGGCGGCCGGCAGATCGGCCCGGTCGTGACGGGCTTTTCCGAACGCGCCTCCGAGATGAGCGGCTGGCTCACGCTGGGGGTCCCCGGCGACGCCTACAACACAGGGATCATGGCCTTCTACAACGGGCTGGGGATGATCCCCGCCGACCTCTTCGCGTGGGCGGGGATCGCGAAACGACTACGGAAGTACACCGAGATCGTCCGGGCGGTGACGCTGCCGACCTTCTTCGAGACGCGCCTGCAGGACGATTCGGGACTGATCAAGGCCACCTCGGCGGCTGTGTTGTTGATCTTCGAGGGCGGGTACGTCGGCGCACAGATCGTCGCCGCGGGCGTTCTCCTCGAAGTGCTGACCGGTGTCGCCCCCTGGATCGGGATCGTAGTCGGCGGGATCATCGTCGTCGGCTATACGATGCTCGGAGGCTACTTCGCGGTCGCGTGGTCGGATTACTTCCAAGGGGCGATCATCCTCGCGGCCTTCATCGCGCTGCCGGTACTGGCTTTCGGGGCCTACGGTCTCCCCTTCGAGGGGGTCGTCCAGAACGGCGGCGAGGCGATGGTGAGCATCACGGCCGGCGCGACCGGTTGGGCAGCAGTATTTGGAATCATCAGCTACGCCGCGATCGGGCTGGGGATCCCCGGCAACCCCCACGTGATGGTCCGGTTCATGGGCATCGATCGGGTGAAGAACATCCGGCTGGCGGCGGTGGTCGCCCAGCTGTTCATGTTCGTTGCCTACATCGGCGCCGCCTTCGTGGGCCTGTACGCCTTCGCCGTCTTCGGCGGCGGGATCGCCGGCGACGACGTGATGCCCCGGCTCACGCTGGAACTCTTCCCCGGCGTGATCGCGGGGATCGTCCTCGCGGCGGCGCTGGCGGCGATGATGTCGAGCGCCGACTCGCAACTGCTGGTCGCGACCAGCGCCGTCGTCGAGGACGTCTACCACGGCTTTCTCGACCGGGAGGCGACCGAGGCCGATCTCGTGAGATACTCCCGGATCACGACGCTCGCGCTCGGGGCCGCGAGCATCGCGTTTGCCTTCCTCGCCCGGGACACGCCCGTCTACACGCTGGTGCTCGATTACGCCTGGGGTGGACTGGGCGCGGCGATCGGGCCGACGCTGGTCGCGGCGCTGTGGTGGAAAGGCGTCACCGCCGAGGGATCGGTCGCGAGCATGATCGTCGGCGCGACGACGATGATCCTCTGGACCCAGCTCTCGACGGTCCTCGGGGCGCTGGGCGCGATGCCCGCCGAGTCCTCGGCCTTCCTCTACGGGCTGGTCACCGTCTACGGGCTGTTTCCGGCCTTCGTCCTCTCGGTGCTGACGTTGGTCCTCGTCTCGCTGCTCACGAGACCGCCCGAGGGCGTCGACGAGCAGTTCGAGATCTTCGATAAACCTCTCTCGGCGATCACCGCCGAGGGAAGTGCCGGCGCCACGCCGGAGTACGTCACCGACGGCGGGACGCGGGCAAAGGCCGTCACCGAGGCCGACGTCGTCCGCGCGCACGTCCGGGCGTCGGGCTACTGGGACGATGACGGGCGAGACGACTGA
- a CDS encoding DMT family transporter, with amino-acid sequence MQLENIYKFRNVGLFAVVALVWGASFPAINIGLESLPPVLFAAFRYDIAALVLFGYVAYTGTAWRPTTYDDWLLIAVGGVLLIGAHFALLFTGQQYVTGGVASIVLSLTPVMMPVFALALLPNQRLGLTGVLGLALGLLGVGIIAQPSPEALAGGQLYGVGLLVLSATSFALGAVLTVRIRTTLPMLSLQAWMMGVGALSLHLTSALHPAESFGAAEWTVAGVGAVLFLAVFASAIGYLAYFDLQEQVGPIETSLVSYATPVVATASGWALLGEPVTDATVLGFAVIAFGFWLCKWSTFTWKVTGLAGRIRHRRASRSPDLVVVGTSVYYRD; translated from the coding sequence ATGCAGCTCGAAAACATCTACAAATTCAGAAACGTTGGGTTGTTCGCGGTGGTCGCACTCGTCTGGGGTGCGTCGTTTCCCGCGATCAACATCGGTCTCGAGTCGCTTCCGCCCGTCCTGTTTGCGGCGTTTCGCTACGACATCGCGGCGCTGGTGCTGTTCGGGTACGTCGCGTACACGGGGACCGCCTGGCGGCCGACCACATACGACGACTGGCTGTTGATCGCTGTCGGTGGCGTGTTGCTCATCGGTGCGCACTTCGCGTTGCTGTTTACGGGCCAACAGTACGTCACCGGGGGCGTGGCCTCGATCGTTCTGAGCCTGACGCCCGTGATGATGCCCGTGTTCGCGCTGGCACTCCTGCCGAACCAGCGACTCGGCCTCACGGGAGTCCTCGGGTTGGCGCTCGGCCTGCTCGGTGTGGGCATCATCGCTCAACCGAGCCCCGAGGCGCTTGCCGGCGGCCAGCTCTACGGGGTCGGCTTGCTCGTGTTGAGCGCGACGAGCTTCGCGCTCGGGGCGGTGCTCACGGTTCGGATACGGACGACCCTGCCGATGCTCTCGCTGCAGGCGTGGATGATGGGCGTCGGAGCGCTGTCACTGCATCTCACGAGCGCGCTTCACCCCGCCGAGTCGTTCGGGGCTGCCGAGTGGACCGTCGCGGGGGTCGGGGCGGTGCTCTTCCTCGCGGTCTTCGCGAGCGCGATCGGCTATCTGGCCTACTTCGACCTACAAGAACAGGTCGGTCCGATCGAGACCAGCCTCGTCAGCTACGCGACGCCCGTGGTGGCGACCGCAAGTGGCTGGGCGCTCCTGGGCGAGCCCGTGACCGACGCGACGGTGCTCGGATTCGCCGTGATCGCCTTTGGCTTCTGGCTCTGTAAGTGGTCGACGTTCACCTGGAAAGTCACCGGACTGGCCGGTCGGATACGCCACCGCCGGGCGTCTCGCTCTCCCGATCTGGTGGTCGTCGGTACCAGCGTCTACTACCGCGACTGA